In Bacteroidota bacterium, a single genomic region encodes these proteins:
- the ftsY gene encoding signal recognition particle-docking protein FtsY, protein MGIFDLFAKKKLDSGLLRTREGFLSRLGKIITGKTVVDEEVLAQLEETLITADVGTETTLKIISNIQKRIEKEKNLPAGRQGLVTGRLHEILKEEISSLLIDNPVKDFVSLSEKPHVILVVGVNGVGKTTTIGKLAHNFRKAGKNVLLGAADTFRAAAVEQLGIWAKRAEVQIISQGANADPASVAFDTVNSAVSKNTDIVLIDTAGRLHNKTNLMNELSKIKRVIQKVIPDAPHEVLLVLDASTGQNAMEQCKQFTEVTNVTGLALTKLDGTAKGGVVIGISDRFKIPVKFIGVGEGIDDLQLFDKEAFADSLFTQNN, encoded by the coding sequence ATGGGAATCTTCGACCTCTTCGCAAAGAAAAAACTGGACAGCGGCTTGCTGCGCACGCGCGAAGGATTTCTTTCCCGCCTGGGAAAAATTATTACAGGCAAAACTGTGGTTGATGAGGAAGTGCTCGCTCAGTTGGAGGAAACATTAATCACTGCCGATGTAGGAACCGAAACAACGCTGAAAATTATTTCGAACATTCAGAAAAGAATTGAGAAAGAAAAAAACCTGCCTGCCGGCAGGCAGGGATTGGTTACAGGTCGCCTGCATGAAATTCTGAAAGAAGAAATTTCTTCGCTGCTGATTGATAATCCGGTTAAAGATTTCGTTTCTCTTTCGGAAAAGCCGCATGTGATTTTAGTGGTAGGCGTGAACGGAGTAGGGAAGACCACTACCATCGGCAAACTCGCGCATAACTTCAGGAAGGCAGGAAAGAATGTTTTGCTGGGCGCGGCAGATACTTTCCGTGCGGCAGCAGTGGAGCAGTTGGGAATCTGGGCGAAGCGCGCAGAGGTGCAAATCATTTCTCAGGGAGCGAATGCAGACCCTGCATCGGTTGCATTTGATACGGTGAATTCCGCTGTGTCGAAAAATACAGATATTGTTTTAATTGATACTGCGGGGCGCCTGCACAACAAAACAAATTTAATGAACGAACTTTCAAAAATAAAGCGCGTGATTCAAAAAGTAATTCCCGATGCACCGCACGAAGTGTTGCTGGTGCTCGATGCAAGCACCGGGCAAAATGCAATGGAGCAGTGCAAACAATTCACCGAAGTAACAAACGTTACAGGGCTTGCGCTCACCAAACTTGACGGCACTGCAAAAGGCGGAGTGGTGATAGGAATTTCTGACCGCTTCAAAATACCCGTGAAGTTTATCGGAGTGGGCGAGGGCATTGATGATTTGCAGTTGTTCGACAAAGAAGCGTTTGCCGATTCGTTGTTCACTCAGAATAATTAA
- a CDS encoding DUF4295 domain-containing protein — MAKKVVATLKTGKGKDFTRVIKMVKSPKTGAYSFREQVVHSSHVQDFMKQK; from the coding sequence ATGGCAAAAAAAGTAGTTGCAACATTGAAAACCGGCAAAGGCAAGGACTTTACCCGCGTAATTAAAATGGTGAAATCACCCAAGACAGGCGCGTATTCATTCAGAGAACAAGTGGTGCACTCTTCGCACGTGCAGGATTTCATGAAGCAGAAATAA
- the rpmG gene encoding 50S ribosomal protein L33 has translation MAKKKGNRIQVILECTEHAASGKPGTSRYITTKNRKNDPERMELKKYNPILRKMTVHKEIK, from the coding sequence ATGGCAAAGAAAAAAGGCAACCGCATACAAGTGATTCTTGAATGCACCGAACACGCAGCATCCGGCAAACCCGGAACTTCGCGTTACATTACTACGAAGAACCGCAAGAATGACCCTGAAAGAATGGAACTGAAAAAGTATAATCCCATTCTCAGGAAAATGACTGTGCACAAAGAAATTAAATAA